The nucleotide sequence CGCATGAACGCATCGACAAGTGTTAACGAACAGCCGATGCTATCTTTAGTTTGGCACTCGCAAAATCCATTATTTTTCTCGCAATAGATGGTCTTTAGCCATGTTTTTGCTTCTAATTTCTCATCACTTGCGTGCTGAGATCGCATATCTGTCGTTTACGTATTCAGATTTGTGATTCAGATGCTTCATGTGCGTGTCAACTTTACTTATTTACGTTCTGTTATTTCTATGTAGTTTTCTTCGGTGTCCTTCCTGCCATCAAAGGGTTACTGATAATTTACATATGATCGAACTGCTGATTCACTTAAGTTGGAATTTTGATTCAACCTTGTCTTAATGCAGTAGCTGCACGCTTCCTACATCTTATGGTTTACCTTGTGCGTTTGCGTTCACCCCCGAGTCCACTTGGGGATAATATGTAATAATCACATGGAACCCACTATTATATATCTCATTGTTCTCGGAACAGACGTTTGTCAGTAACTGGCTGTATGAAAATGCCTATGTTCTTATGCTTTCATCACTTGATGTGCAGCAAAATTACTTGACTGCTACCATGGATACATCGGTTGACATGAACAATTAGAGCAAATTCTTTTCAAGttgttcctttttcttattttatgtcTTAATTTTTAAATGTCACCTTTTATGAATTTGATAGGctctgatgatgataatgatatcGTCACTGAGGGTTCTGCATTTGTTCACAATGAGCCTGCCCAAGATGATAAAGATTTACCAAAAATTGAGTCAGAGATGGAGGTTCTTCACGAGAAAGTCAAAAAGCAAATTATTAAGGAAGGCCATGGTCAAAAACCACCAAAACTGTCCACTTGCTTCTGTAAGTGTCATGCTCTTCTTGAATTCTTGTGTTCTTCTGTCATGCAGCTAAGCAAACTAGCTTGTTATCTGTGCAAACCTTGCAGCTTTTAAAAATTATCGTTTGATTATGCAAGTCATGTTTTGCAAGCATATAAAGTTGAAGTTTCTGTTGCCTTAGAGTACAAATCAGTCAGCTTTCTGGAATAACTATGTGATAACAACtacaaaactcctttactttaagtTGGTATGGTTTCTTGAATGGGTGAGATAAAAGAGTCATAATATTGTTCCGAAACACCAGATTAGGAATACTCTCTATTTATTTAGCATAAAGAACATATGTTGAGCTTAGCAATGCATTCAATACCATCTCGCAATTTATTTTGCATTCATGTGCTGATCTTGTAAGCACTGTTCATGGTGCTATCTTGGGGCAAAAACTGAGCTGTTATTAAAATTCTTGAGGGTACAACACTTTTTACCACTGGATAATacataagcaaaatttttattttggCCCACATGAAATTGCAGAGTATTTTGTTCGTTGCAAAATGCATGATTGTGAAGATAGAATTTATGTCACATCATGGAAGAGGAAATATTACTGCTGCAGCAATACAAAAGCAACAAATAAAAGAAGTAACAGAATGCAGCAACAAAAAAATTGTAAAACAAAGAAAAAGCTGAACTAAAAAACAAAGTAACATAGAATTTaaaatgaagaagaaacaacaGGGGCAGGTCAAGCAATCGCTTACAACAGTGGTAAAGTGGGGAAAAGAAAAGATGAGACAAGGGATGATAAAATAGCAACTATAGGACAAGATCAGTTTCTTGGGTTTTCTTTGGGACAGAAGTTGAAGGAGaatcatcttcttctttgtttttcctGATTGGGAGGTTTGAATTGAATATACAATAAAGCAAGCCATCTAATGATCATTGGATCATTTCTGTGAATGAAATAAAGCCAGTGGTCTCAGAAGGCATGTTATTTTGTGCCTCACTTTTTTTATAAGTTGCATAAAGTGCATGTCTTATTGAAGCCACTGAACATGAACTGGTGAAGTTCAAATTAGGGTCTCAGTGCACCTTGTGCCTTGACATGCCTTGGCTGCATTTTTAAGGATATCGATGAACCATTTGGCAGAAGAATATCCGGTGTGAGGATGTTACGGATCATACAATTCCAGATCCAATCAACAGGATAAGACAATCTACTATGAGTTATATGTCTTACTAGTGATTCTCTTTTTTTCAGAAGACTATTGATTTGGTTATAGTCTGAGAGCTAAACTGTAATTTGTTTTTGTCAGTACTTGAACCTCTTTCAGAATATCATCTTTCATGGGTGCATCTCACTATCCTTTTCTCCTTTGCAAATTATTATGCCATTGTTTCCTTGGGTATGCAAATGCCCTCATTTAACTGTATGGTTGGTACATTTGCAAAACCAACATTAATCAAAGAGACGAAGAATTAGTCCAGGCTCATGTAGTCTTTCTAATGATATCTTATTATGCAGTGAATTATAGGGCATGGGTTAAAAGCACTTCACACAAGTTTGAAGATACTTGGCAAGAGCAGCGACCAATTGAACTTATATTGGGAAAAGGTACCAACCTTGTCTggtcatttttttctttattttaaaaacTCTTTTCCTTTATCTTTTATATGGACTatagattttatgattcaatagaaGGAAGATTTTATAAGTAATACATCTTCTAATAGGCATTTTCCTATTGCTGCTTCTTTCTTATTCTCCGTGATGTAGTATGTACTGTGGCGGAGTTCTATTGCCAATGCTAGAATCTAGATACGTGTTGTAAAGTCATATCTTGTTCTTGGAAAACAATGCACTACCTTTTTCTTTTCGTTGATTCTTAGTATCCCCAACACCTATGTCTTGTGTTTGCATGCCATCTCAGATTGGCCTTATGTTAATCATCTTTCCAAGTCCAATATTCAAATTCACTTCCAAGATATTCCTGGTCATTTTTTGTGTTCCTAGTTGAACGAGTTGTGGGCAAGATTTATTTAATTGGCTTGGTTGATGTGGTGAATCCCTATTAGTTAAGTATTGCTGGGTCCCTGTACATCCCTTTTGTTAGTTTAAATCTAGAATTTAGGTTTCTAatactgtgtgtgtgtgttctgGCAAGTGCCTGACATGGTAACTGCAGCTTATATGTGATATATCCTTCTTCAATCGTTAGCATCATCTTTTCGAAACAGATGAAAAGTATACGTGCATAGTGAATTGATTTAGAGTTTATCAATATTGGTGATTGGAAATTGTACACATATTTTCCTATAGAAAGTATttagaatttgttcatttgtAACTTCTCTGTGCTTGGTAGGTGGGATATAACTAACTCTGCTTATATTACAACAGAAAAAGCAGAACTGGCTGGTTTGGCAATCGGCATTGCTAGCATGAGGAGCGGGGAACGTGCACTCTTTCATGTGGGTTGGGAACTTGGCTACGGGAAAGAAGGAAATTTTTCATTCCCAAACGTCCCCCCTATGGCAGACCTTGTTTATGAGGTTGAACTTATTGGCTATGATGAAGCCAAAGAAGTGAGTTTGCAGCTTCTGCATTTTTCTTTGTTTGCTGATATTCCATATCGTTATTGCAGTAATTCAACCCAAAAAAAATACTGTAGTAAACATCTGTAATATTGTTACAATCTTGGTTTATTCAAACTTCAATGCTTAATCTATATTTGAACTTCAAGGTTCAGTCAGAAAAATTATCTCACTTTGGCATTGCTGTTTCATAAATACAACTAACAGGGAAAAGCCCGAAGTGACATGACAGTTGAAGAGAGGATTGAAGCTGCCGAAAGAAGAAAGGTGGAAGGAAATGATTACTTTAAGGAGAAAAAGGTTGAGGAGGCCATGCAACAGTATGAAATGGTTAGCAACTATAACTCTAGTTTGATGTATTCTCATTAATTTCATGTTATTATTTTCTGCAGGAAGTCTTGGCTTATTTTGCTTTCCTCATCAGGCAATAGCATACATGGGGGATGACTTCATGTTCCAGCTATTTGGAAAGTACAGGGACATGGCCTTGGCTGTGAAGAACCCTTGCCACCTCAACATGGCTGCATGCTTGATCAAACTAAAGCGCTATGAGGAAGCTATTGGTCAATGTACAATTGTAAGTTTATGTAGAACACTAGTAATATTTTTTCTTCTGAATTTGTGCTTGACTTTGGCTATCTTTGGTCGTTTTATTAATATGtgtatcatattatttttttctttttgtttttctaatCATAGATTATTAATTCGTATGTTGGTTTGGCTTTCATAAGTTAATAGTCTTCTCTATGCTTTATATTCTTGTTAGTTGTATTAATGATGACCGCATTCATATCTTTCAGGTATTATCGGAGGATGAGAACAATGTGAAGGCGCTGTTTAGACGGGGGAAAGCTAGAGCAGAACTCGGTCAGACGGATGCTGCCAAGGAGGACTTTGAGACGGCAAGGAAATATTCTCCACAGGACAAGGCTATTGTCAGGGAGCTGCATCTGCTGGCTGCACATGACAAAGCTGTTTATCAGAAGCAGAAAGAGATTTACAAAGGGATCTTTGGACCGAGGCCTGAACCCAAACCTATGAGGTCAAATTGGCTCGTTCTCTTTTGGCAGTGGCTTGTAGCTCTGGTTTGTCGCTTATTCAGGATCCACAGGTCTAAAGCAGACTAAACGTCCAGTAGGAGATAGTTATCGATTATGTATGCTTATTTGGGAACTATGGAAGTGTGGATCATATTTCCAAGTCTATATTTGTGTTTTTCTAATTGTTTCTCGTTGAGGATTCTAAAGAGAGAATCTTTGCTTGGTTTTGATTGTGTTCCGGCTTAATTTCCACTGCACATTGACAGTGTTCATGCTTGTGGACTTCACTGCCTGTTTGGATCAATTGGTACCATCTTCTAGGCATCAAAACTTTGGTTTGTGGACTGATTTGAGCTTTTGTGTTGAAACAAGGTACCCATGACAGGATTCTTGATGACTGACAAGAAGGAATCAAGAGGAGTCAAATGAAGCAGGACGTTGCAACTAAAGCTCTATGAATGGCTCGAGTAGGGTATAACCATAAGCTTCTTTGTTCTTACTATCTTGACTAACTGATGTGTCTGCATCTGCCAAATCATTTGGCAAATCCATTTTCTAGTTGGCACAAATTTTAGAAACAGTACATGGGTTGGTTACTTCTGTGATAGTAGCATCCGTAGACTATCATGCCACATTTGTAACCTAATCAAGCTTCTGAAAGTGTGTGAGCTGatcattttgtttttgttgttgtgtaGACCATTAATTACCTTTCTATGTAAAGACAGCCATCATGAAATATAGTTTGTTCTGAAGATATTTGATGGTCCAAGCACCAACACCAAATGAAGGATGGCTCTTGTTATGGATTACCATTTTTCTGTATCAATCCCTGCCAACTGCTAGCATATTAAAATTGCCTATGCCCCAGTCAAATCTCTGATTAATGAATGCAATGTGATTGATGCCCCATCTTGAAGCTGCTGATGATGCAGTGAAAGTGCAGGTCTGGTGTCTCTTATTTGTCCTGGTTTTTGTCTATAACATGGCTAGTAATTCTTCAAGGTGTTGCTTATTAGCTCTCTCTAATATTTCTTGCAGCAAGGGAAAACTTGGGAGCAGATCGAAAGATATCAGAGGTTCGACATAAGGCAGTTCACATCATATAACTGTGTCAGCACAAAAAGGTGTTTGCAAAAGGTTGCTGTGTCAACAGGAACTGCTGCAAGAAAAGTGGTGGAAAGTGCCGACTGCCACCCATGAATAATAGATGGTGTGGGAGAAAGCCATATCCGAGCACGGAGCCAAAGGAAGAATGCTGCGAGAGGCAGATTCATGAACCTGCCAGTTTGGATTCACTCTTTGCCAATTTAGCAGAAACAAGTGTGAGAAGACAgtgatttctttcttttcttcatatTTCTCTTTCTATACTTTTGTGCAGACACCGATCGATCATCGCAAGACTACACTTGACAGAGTAAAACCTTAAGCCTTTAAGCCAGCAACAGTACCGGGAAGGGACAGGTCCTGAAGCCTGGCATACTGCATCCAGATGTGTGGTGGGGCTCTCATGGGACCCATGTGCACCAGAGCCAATCATTGGCTGACTGACCTATGACTCACAAACACTCGGTCTTATCCCCTACCTTACTCTATGGTTTCAAGAGTCACTTTAAAGCAAGCTTCGATATCTTACCACttgaggaatatatatatatatatatatatatatatatatatacgtatagttTTTAATAGCTATGGGACATGCAGCTGTTCCCATCAATGCATTAAGCTACAGACTGTGATGTCCCATCCCCTGCTAATGACGCAGGAGGaagcttccttcttcctcttcctctcgccACCACCACATCCATTTACTGCACTCATCACTGCTTCATGTAATCTTTGGAGCCGATCGATGTCGACGTACTAAGACTCTCTGTGGAAGTCAACGAGAGGAACGTGGACTTACCTTCTGGTGTACGTATTGCCCATGCGAATATTGACGGAGGAAGTACTTGTTCGTTAGCAATGGCATCAAAATGATGTTGCAGTTGGTCGGACAGCTGTCGAACAGTCGACGATTTGATGAGATTGACGAGCCATTTCA is from Musa acuminata AAA Group cultivar baxijiao chromosome BXJ1-6, Cavendish_Baxijiao_AAA, whole genome shotgun sequence and encodes:
- the LOC103987659 gene encoding peptidyl-prolyl cis-trans isomerase FKBP42; amino-acid sequence: MASPPPPESPSMADPDVLSSASGSDDDNDIVTEGSAFVHNEPAQDDKDLPKIESEMEVLHEKVKKQIIKEGHGQKPPKLSTCFLNYRAWVKSTSHKFEDTWQEQRPIELILGKEKAELAGLAIGIASMRSGERALFHVGWELGYGKEGNFSFPNVPPMADLVYEVELIGYDEAKEGKARSDMTVEERIEAAERRKVEGNDYFKEKKVEEAMQQYEMAIAYMGDDFMFQLFGKYRDMALAVKNPCHLNMAACLIKLKRYEEAIGQCTIVLSEDENNVKALFRRGKARAELGQTDAAKEDFETARKYSPQDKAIVRELHLLAAHDKAVYQKQKEIYKGIFGPRPEPKPMRSNWLVLFWQWLVALVCRLFRIHRSKAD